A genomic stretch from Primulina huaijiensis isolate GDHJ02 chromosome 14, ASM1229523v2, whole genome shotgun sequence includes:
- the LOC140957703 gene encoding dnaJ protein homolog ANJ1-like → MFGRAPKKSDNSRYYEILGVPKTASPDDLKKAYKKAAIKNHPDKGGDPEKFKELAHAYEVLSDPEKRDIYDQYGEDALKEGMGGGGGMHDPFDIFSSFFGGSPFGGGGSTRGRRQRRGEDVVHPLKVSLEELYAGTTKKLSLSRNVLCSKCNGKGSKSGASMKCTGCQGSGMKVTIRQLGPGMIQQMQHPCNECKGTGESINDRDRCPQCKGEKVVQEKKVLEVHVEKGMQNGQKVTFPGEADEAPDTVTGDIVFVLQQKEHPKFKRKSDDLFVDHTLSLTEALCGFQFVLTHLDSRQLLIKSQPGEVTKPGSYKAINDEGMPMYQRPFMKGKLYIHFDVEFPDTLIPDQVQALEKILPPKPLSQLTDMEIDECEETTLHDVNIEEEMRRKQVQQQEAHDEDDDTHGGAQRVQCAQQ, encoded by the exons ATGTTTGGGAGGGCGCCGAAGAAAAGTGACAATTCGAGGTATTATGAGATTCTCGGGGTGCCCAAAACCGCGTCGCCTGATGATTTGAAGAAGGCGTATAAAAAAGCAGCTATTAAAAATCATCCTGATAAGGGAGGTGATCCCGAGAAG TTCAAGGAGCTTGCCCATGCTTATGAGGTGCTCAGTGATCCTGAAAAACGTGATATATACGATCAGTATGGTGAGGATGCGCTTAAAGAAGGAATGGGAGGCGGTGGTGGCATGCATGACCCATTTGATATCTTCTCATCCTTCTTTGGTGGGAGCCCGTTTGGAG GGGGTGGTAGCACCAGAGGTCGAAGGCAAAGGAGGGGTGAGGATGTAGTACATCCGTTGAAGGTGTCTCTTGAGGAGCTGTATGCTGGAACAACTAAGAAGCTTTCACTATCCCGTAATGTACTATGCTCGAAATGTAATGG GAAAGGATCAAAATCAGGAGCTTCAATGAAGTGCACAGGGTGTCAAGGATCTGGTATGAAGGTCACAATTAGGCAGCTTGGGCCTGGAATGATTCAGCAAATGCAGCATCCTTGCAATGAATGCAAAGGCACTGGAGAGTCTATTAATGATAGAGATCGTTGCCCACAGTGCAAAGGTGAGAAGGTTGTTCAGGAGAAGAAGGTCTTGGAAGTCCATGTTGAAAAGGGCATGCAGAACGGACAGAAAGTGACATTCCCAGGAGAAGCTGATGAGGCG CCTGACACGGTCACTGGAGACATAGTGTTTGTACTCCAACAGAAAGAGCATCCTAAATTCAAGAGAAAGAGTGATGACCTTTTTGTGGATCATACGCTTTCCCTGACTGAGGCATTGTGTGGATTCCAATTTGTATTAACTCACTTGGACAGTAGACAGCTACTTATTAAATCACAACCTGGGGAGGTCACGAAGCCAG GTTCTTACAAGGCCATCAATGATGAAGGAATGCCAATGTATCAAAGGCCATTCATGAAGGGTAAACTGTATATTCATTTCGACGTTGAGTTCCCAGATACACTAATTCCAGATCAAGTTCAGGCCTTGGAGAAAATTCTTCCTCCCAAACCTCTTTCACAGCTGACAGACATGGAAATCGATGAATGCGAGGAGACAACTCTGCATGATGTCAACATTGAGGAAGAAATGAGAAGGAAGCAGGTTCAGCAGCAGGAAGCTcatgatgaagatgatgatacgCATGGAGGAGCCCAAAGAGTGCAATGTGCTCAGCAGTAA